The Hypanus sabinus isolate sHypSab1 chromosome 19, sHypSab1.hap1, whole genome shotgun sequence genomic sequence agtactccaagtggggtctgacagggtcctacatagctgtaacattacctctcggctcttgaactcagtcccacgattgatgaaggccaatgcactgtatgccttcttaaccacagagtcaacttgcgcagcagctttgagtgtcccatggactcggaccccaagatccctttgatcctccacactgccaatgctatattctgccatcatatttgacttaccaaaatgaaccacttcacacttatctggtttgaactccatctgccacttctcagcccagttttgcatcttatcaatgtcctgctgtaaccactgacaactctccacactatccacaacacccccaacctttgtgccatcacaTAACATTTAGCTGTGTAACATTAGTAACAATGAAATTACTACAGCGATACAATATCAAATAATCCTTCAATAGTGTTCCACGAAAGCCAGCAGTGGGAGCACATCTGAGCAGCCAAAGTGATGTCATTGTTACAAATGAAATGCAAGGTAACAAGTTCAGCAAATAAATATTAGTAAGGTGTCTCTTAAAATTGTAGCATCCAATTATTATAAACGATGTGAttttctcttgctctctctccatttaagaTTTCCTCTAATAAAGTCAAATGGTTCAAGTGAGCCAACTGCCTAATAGCTTTTCCATCTACTTGATGTAGTTGGAGAGATGTTCCACAGCTGAGTCATTCTTCTCCTGCCTGAATGTCTCTCATATTCATAAGATATTGCTGTACTGTAAATTCCCTTATTATGCCAAATCATCATGCtatagtaatattcagtacagAATATGTGTACAGTATCAAAGGAGGACTGTTGTGGTTAAAAACTTAATACAAATGTCTTTTCCTTTATCTTGCTTAAAGTTTGAACGAGAGGTTGAATATTTGCACACCATAAGGGGCTTATAAAAATTGTACAATTCAGGGTTAGCTTTAAGAGCAATGAATAATACAAAAACTTTATCATTTATGGAAATAGAAAAACAAACAATAAAAAAGCTCATGGTCTTTGCCTAATTAAATTGTTTTATTTATGTTTACTTAACATTGTGTATCAAGCTAGTATCCAGAAGTGAAGAGGGACTATCACAGGCTTGCTGTCTCTTTAAAATGTTCTCAGCCATGGCGATGTCACCTTTCTTttctgtgttaaatgtttaaaatCAATTATTTATTCCATCCTTTGGATTATTCAATTTACAGTATTCTGAGATAGTAGCACAACAAATCCATTTTTAGAATTACAGTAGCACAGTTTCATTCCATTAAACCATTTAATTATATATAAATCCTTGACCTTATTTAAAAAGAGAACTTACAACATGCTGTAGGCAAATTTCACTCTGGTCCTGCAAGTTATCACTGAAATGTAATGGTCTCTGAAGTGGTCAAAACAATCTCCACTTATGCCCTGTCACTATTTTTCCATTACTATTTCTTAAGTACGATTAGAAATGGTCAATGCAGTCTTTCACAGGTAAATATATCTCAAGGGCATATTAAGAGGGGCTGAACATTGTTTGACTTAGATGTGggttcttttttcatttattgatgTATCAGTGAGGTAACTAGTTGTGAGGTATAGTTTACTCTATCATGTTGATTCTTATCAGGAAACTGATTATCCCTATTTGTGTTGCCATTTTATTGCTCCTCAATTGTACTCTTTATCATGTTTTCCTCTACTTCCTTATTTCTATTTCACTGTTTAACATTTTTATGACCTACACTATGAGATTTTTAAGGCATACcctttctatcatacagttcctAGATGGCTGTCCACAATATTCAACAATGACGGGAGACCAGTGTGGGAGAGtgctgttccactctctcaacctcggaAGTCCGTGTCTGGTGGTATGAGTAGTCATCAcagactggggtcttccttggttgcagtggatgaccatgactgtCACATCCTTTGCACTCCATGAAACATTGTAGAACAACATCCTTGGCCATTGGGTCTCACcattgatctcatctgcccagtctacTGGAGCAGACAGTTCCTAGAATTTCCTATTTATCACACTGTTTCCCAGTGTACGCACAATTGGAAAACATTAAATGTCTGTACCCATCATTAACTCCCATCTATTCTTCAATGCCCATATCTAATTCTGCATTTACTCTTGTAcacctccctctttctctttccattgcaattttccagtagcCCCTCTGCTATCCAGATGTTGCTATTTAACATTCTCTATCACTGCTTTATTGTGCCGGTGTTTAAAAAGTGAAATATATGACAGCTGAAGGACATACTTGAAGAGCAAACAGATTAAGTGCAGATGCTGTTTGGAGTAGTATATTCAGCAGCTGTAATGCAGTATTTAGCAGAGATTGATGACCATCCTCCTGATGGTAGCCACAAAAAAGCATTGTTTGTATATTCCGAGTtccagtcagaggtgcagtgtgTTCAAGGAGGGAGCATGTTGGAAATGCAGAGAGCAATACTCAGAACATGCAACCATACAATTGTCACTTTAATTGCTACATTAATTGGGCATTTTGAAGAATTCATGAGGGAGCTTTGACAATGGTGCAGATGTTATTATCCATGTGCTACTCATCAGTGTGAAATTTATAAGAGAACAAACAAAATAATTTCACAATGTTATTTCTGCACTGACAGGATAAAGAGAAATCTGAATTCAAAGTCGACAGGGCAAAAGGTTCAGCTCCTCTGCTTATAGATTTCTGTTTGAAGATTGTGAAGGTTGTTTCCAATTTGTAAATGTAACCACATGTGAACATGCCAATTACCTCATTTCAGCATCAGATTAACTCTTCCATTCTATCTACAAACAAACATCTTTAGTGAAAGCAAAGAGATGCCACAGTCATTCTTCTACAAAGACTCTGATGGACAAGAGGATCTGATATTCAAAGGCATTTATTCTTGAATGTGTGGTAGTTTATCTCACACCGATGAAAGGCTGCTGcctagacagatagatagagtgGCCTCTAAGTTGTACGTGTTTACTAAACAGTGATCTAGTTTATCTCTCTCAGTATAATCTGTCTCTCGAAAGATATTGTCATGCAAAACACTAATCTACACTGGTCATTCAGTAACTACAGCACTATGTGTTCAATCTGTTTTGTTTTCCTTACACTTGAGTAAGATGATATAATTAAATTTTACATTCAGTGATACATTATTGACAATAATCAGTCGCTATGTACTGAGTGCCATATTAGAGATGATCACAATAGGTGAGTTTCATATGAACAAACTGTCCTTAAAGATGAATACTCTCTGAAACAGCACTGATCAGCTCAAAGATCCCCATCCCAGCAATTTCTCAATTAATTTGATAAATCCTTCTTTAAATATTTCAACTTAAATGGCTGTTCTCAAACTCACTAGTCACATGTGTTAACAgtaatttctttaaaaaaagtaatTTCACCCATTACTTATTGACACACGTACTTCTGCTATCTACAAGGAAAGCAATAGCAACTGGCTTACAATTTCTCTAAAACCTATGACTGAAAATGTTCAATATAAATTTTGATTAGTGTCTACAAGATGCAACCCATTTCTTTAATGCACCCTGTGCAGGCAAACAAGAGCCATTCAAGTCTAACAGAGCCAGATGTACAGTCATATCCTGCTCTCCCCAAGCAGCATCTTGAATCTCAAACTCAGATCCTTCGCCTCCAGAGCACAAAGATCCAGCTGGCATGTTCATGCTGGGCTGAGAACTCTGCAATGTCAGGAGAAATGATAAATCATTTGCCCTTTCAGGCAGATGTCAATGACTTCCTGGTGCTATTTCAAAGAACAGCAGGGTCATCATCAAGACTGGTGGTCTTGCTAATATTTATCTCTCAATCAACATAACTGAAGAGATTTACCTGGTTATTGCTGCTTGTGGGAGCTTCCTTGAGAGCATTTCATTCATTAACTCTTTGATTACACTTCCTATATGGCACCTGGGATGTCTTTAAAATCACTGCATAATTGCAAGTAATTCCTTTGGTGTACCTGTAACAATTTTCTGCCCACAACTACCACTCTTTGTACTCCCTTTGTCTGATGGTCGAACAGTGCTAAATTAGGGTAAACCAGAGCTGAATAATAGAAGTATCCAATGTTGTTGAATGATTATGAATGAAGTAAGCAAAAGGTCAGTACCACCTGTAATTTATTTCTCACATCCAGAAGGTTACTGGGAAATATTCCACTCACTTGTAAAGTAAAACATTAAAGGAGaattaagtaacacacacaaaatgctggaggagctccgcaggtcaggcagcatctaggaaaagagtacaatcgatgttttgggccgaaatgtcaattgttctcttttccatagatgctgactggcctgcggagttcctccagcgttttgtgtgtgctgctcaggtTTCCAGTGTCTGCTGATTTTCTCAAATGAAGTGTTTTCTATCTGAATTAGCAACTTCTTGTTAAAAACACTGGGGTCACTGTTGTTTTTGTTCTTGCATTAACTTGCAAATCCCATGGATTTTTCAGTCACTTGCTCCACGTTTTTGTGGGACATTCCATGAAAGGCAGTCAGCAACAGTGAAGCACTCTGATAGTGAGGATCCTGGTCCTGATCTGCCATTTGCCAGCTTCGGTCTTGGATTCACATAGACAAACGTTGCTTCCTTTTCCATGGGCATTCTCTGCACTTTCCCAGTGTAAATGTTTGTATGTATGTTAGGGTTTGGCTGGCAGTGGCTGTAGAACTGACGGTATGTTGTTTGCATTGTTTCCACCCCAGGGTGGGTGATTGTAATCAGCTGTCGAACACGAGGAACCAGCAGCTGAGGAATCATCACTGCTGTCGACTGTGGGTTTCTTTGATGCCAGAAATCTGCTTGATATGTGGATATTATTGGCCACTCCTGTTGACCCTCAGAATGAGTTGGAATCCAGGAAATTAAATCTTTCTTAAACTCGCTGCTTCCTCCAAGAGCACTTTTTGTTCGATATTTCCCCTTGTTCTACAGAAAAGGGAAAGAAAACCGTTTGGATTTAAAGTCTTCAGCTAACAGTGTAGTGACTATTTACATAACCCTATACAGTTTACAACCTTCCCAGAGTGACAAAAGCACATATGACAGATTGATGTCTTTCACTGACGTTCTCCAAGTTTTGGCTGCAGTTGGAGAGTTTAATGCTGCAAGTATATTTAAACTTTGTGCATTTGTTTGACACTAGCTGGATCTGTTGTTCACATATTGTACTCTAAACTGTACAAGAGTTAGTGATGGTAATGGAACATTTGGGGCAGAGCCAAAACCTGCATTCAAAAAAGCGGCACAATAAAAAAATATTTCATTACTGTGCCAGAATTTGAAGGGTGTTTCATCAAAGTGACTTGCACTGATGTAAAAACAACAGCATAATTTCTCAGTCAGCCTCAATGACACCTTGAGGAGGAATATTATGAGATTCATGTCAGAgaagtcaggctcataaggtttGGAACTGATGTGGGAGAAAGGCCAATAATATCACAACGGGTGAAAACCTTTGGGCTCTTACATCTCTTCACATGCTGAGATGGGCCTGTTGTTCAACTCTCCAGTGCTGCCAGCATGTTTGAagttcacaatttataatgaggGGATTCTGGAATGCAGCAGAAACTGGAAAGTGAAGAATTGTCCAGCTCTTTGATGCCCGCCAGCTCAGTCCAATGAAGAGCAGAAGAAAACTATCAGTTTTATCGTGATGTTGTAAAAGGGTGAAATTTAAGGTGAGCAAGAATGGGGCTGTGGGGTGCAGGAAGGTGCTATTTATAATGTTGATGTTTAAGGAGGAATTGGGTCTTCTTTCAGTTTTAGTCATGACTGGATATATTTTCCATGCCTTAGGAAAAGCAGCAGTGGAAGTGAGGTAAAGATGATGGAATGGAATGGATGGTCCAAGAAGGGCTGAAATTTTTTTCTGTTAGTTCACCATGGCTCTATCACACACTTATACTTCTGCAGCAGTAGTGGTGGATGGGTGTTACTCTCCTGACATCCACCCACCTCAAACACTAATACCCACATTCCTCATAACCCTAACTCTGGCTGACCCCACCCTGACATTGATATCAGACAGATCTTCCAATCTGAATGGCTGTTTTCTGAAAAATACTCTATGTTTGACCAAATTTCACAGCCATCTGAGGGAAACCTATCATCCCAGATCATTGTCTTCAATAGTATGAGTCCCTCTGTATAAATTCCAGTCTGGACCTGTTGCAATCCCGATTTTGGGCATGCATCTCCCCTTCAATGTTACCTTTGCCAATGTGAACCAATACAGGACATTCTCTATCCAGAGCATACACCAGTAGTGCTGCATTGGCAGAGCCTTCAGCTTTGTCAAGAACCCCTTCTATCCCGTTGACGTTCCATTATCAGGCAGACGTTGCCACAGGTTAAGAACGAGGACTgttagactgggtaacagctGCTTCCCCCAGGGTGGGAGGCTTCTGAATGCCCTGATACCACCCCCTACACACTATTCATGACAACTCCAGTGGCAGTAAAACTATTGTATATTATATAGTATACAACTATATGTTGTATATGCACTGATGTCATCTTGTGCATCTACAGAACATATTTTtttattatctgttaatattattgtgttttctgtgctgtatgcaatatatgtacagtactgtgatTTTCATCTTGGTCCTAgagaaatgctgtttcatttaactgtatacatgtatgcagctgaataacaataaacttgaaatttggGACCAGTTCTGTTGGTTTCAATGGTAGACACAGCATAATTGTACCCTTAAAGCTGGGAGGTCACATTTTTTGTAAACCGGGTCCAGGAAAATACTGGGTGAGATGACAGCAAATTGCAGGAGAATGGATGTAGACTGGCAAGGGAATGATTATTTGTATCTATATTTGAACTGAGATGTGCATTTACTAACAGACTTAAGATTTTTAGGACAGAAGAAATGTACAATAATCTAGAAATAAGGCAATAACCAAAATATGGGCTTAAAACTCAGCTTTGGCTTTGTACTTCAATGCTGCTCAAGATGTCATGATGCCCTAATACTATAACCCTTATTCTGGAATGACTTCAAATTCTGTTGCACAAGCTTGTAAACATTTTCCACCTGCAGACTCTGgctgtgatctgcaccagcattCTTCATTTTGCCAGACTTAATCTTTTTCCCAAGCTGGATTAGAGATTAAAGGAAGCAAAGGCTTTGAAATGTACCAGTCGTAGTCTGAAACATATTACAATTCTGCATTTGAAGAGTTGAGACATTTCAAAGTGATAAACGCACTATTTGTTTTTATACACAAAAGACTACATAGAAAATTGAGgttatgtaaaaagggcaatatgAAAAATTAATAACTCAAAAGAAATAGCAAGTTTTTGTGCATGTGTGGGAATATAACAAAAGGTCAAAAAGGGAAATATTGGCTGTGAGTTTGTTTTTTTAAGTTTATGCTGACTTTTATAGATATCTGACATTGACTCCTTGAATGTCAGTCTTCATCTGAGCAGATTGGTGTTAATCTCCTGGGGCTCCTTCATTCAGCTGCCTTGACCCTCCAGCAGCTTAACTGGAGATACTGTGTACCAAGATATCACCAGGATAAGACTAGTCAGAAAAGAAATGAACATTTCATTATTATAAATAACTACACAACTTGTAACAAAATCTATCTTGTATTTATACcatgttattatttttattaatgtATTCCTATTTGTGCTTATAAAAGACTGGTTTATATGACAAGGCTTCACAAAACCCCACTCACTTTATATTGATAGTCTGTGCAGTCAGTACAAGTCTTCATACCAGGTCTTAGAAGGAGGCTGATATTGCTAGGTACAACAAATGGATATATTGGAACATAAAAACATAGTGGCAAGCCATTTAATCCTTCGAGCCTGTTCCACATTTAGTGTTCTATCTTACCTGTAGCCTGTTAGTGCTTCTTACCACTATCTTTAATTTAAAAAAGAACAAACCTTCTCTTCCTTATTTTATTCAATGGCAGTCCAATACAGTCTTACATTTTTGTTGTTAACTGGATCAACCAAACCTTTAGAACTATTTTTATTCAAAGCTTGATTTACCTCTAACAACTGGTCTGCCATTAATTGCCGTATGCAGAAATTTGTGCTTAATTTCTACAGCAACAAATTGagagagcaccagaggggggtAGAGGTATTATTGCAGGATTTTGAATTGATATGTTAACAATTCCTCTCCCCCCTACATATGTTGCTCATGCTACTAAATTTCTCCATCAGATAGTTTGCTGCTCTGaattctagtatctgcagaatcctttGTCTTCCTAACTTCTAGCATCCTTTGTTCCCTTTCTTCGTCACTGATACAATTGGCTATCACTTTGATCTTAGATACTTCAGTCAACAGAAATCATTTCTTTTTCAAATACGCTGCTTCTTCCCTTAATAGCTTGAAACCTTGTATAACCCTGGTTTGTGCAATCTCTTCTCGTAAAGCTGAGTTGAGCTGACTGACAGCCGGTAGTTCTATGGGGACATGAGCCTGGCAACATACctttctgtttttgttatttCTTAGAATTAGTTTTTCATTGCCTTTGGAGACTGAAGAGAACATTTTTAGAACCCTTTCTCACAGAGTTTTATTTTTAACCTCTTTAAGCTACTGTCAGGAGATTATTGGACAGAGGAGGGTACAGAGCACAGAGGGTTGTGCTTGATGGTTGCACGAAAAGCAACTCACCCCAACAGCTTCTGATTGCTGCACTCCCTCAGGGCTCTACCCAGCTGTTCGCTGAGTAGCCTTTGAACTTCCAGCTCTTGGATCCATCTGCATCCAGTACACTTTGCTCAGCAGTTCTTTGAACTGAGGTCCAGATCAGGCAGACCTCAGTCAAATTTCATGAGAGATCAAAACAAAGCTGAAAATGCTGAATACCATAGCCATAGCAACAACTGTAACCCCCTACTATTTTAGCCCTGTTTGTGTGATTACTTGTACAGATTTAATGCTAAGTATAACGTAAACATTGCTGCTTCCATTTATTGCCACATCCAATGTACCCAGCATACAGTACATAGGTAAGGAAAGCAATTCTTGGTTAGAAAAACACTCACTATTCTTAAAAGGGAAATACAAAACAATTACATAAAacaccagcaacacacacaaaatgctggtggaacgcatcaggccaggcagcatctataggaagaagtacagttgacgtttcgagctgagacccttcgtcaggactaactgaaagaaaagttagtaagagatttggaagtaggagggggaaatccaaaatgataggagaagacaggaggggctggggtgaagctaagagcaggaaggctgattggcaaaagaggtacagagctggagaagggaaaggatcatgggacgggaggcctcaggagaaagaaagggggaggggagcaccagagggagatggagaacaggcagacacacacacacacacacacacacacacacacacacacacacacacacacacacacacacacacacgcacacacacacacaaaaccacagataaattaacaaataataaggtgcatttatgacacaagttaaaaagaagGCAGTATAACACTATTGGCGCTTCATACGTgatacctgggtggtggcagggagttcagtagttttACTGGTGGAAGAAGCTCTTCTTTGGTGTCACACAAATGGCTTTATATTCCATGAGTAATCCCATTCTGCCTTCCTCATTGTGTGGGAAAGCACAGATCTTGTTGACCTGAGAGCTGTCTTATTCCTTGATCTGAAGGCAGCAGCTTGATGTCTCAGGCATGCTTGGATCTCTTCTGTCGGCCATGGCCTTTGATTTGCCCTCACACAGATATGTTGAACAATGGTGATACCCTCGATGTAGCCAGTCACAGATCTCACATATCCATTGATATTAACGCGATGGTCACAGGTAGCCACCTCCCTGAATGTGTTTTAGTCCATGCTTTCAAAACAGTCCCACAATGATGAGATTGCTGCTTCTGGCCAGGTCTTTATCTCCCTTTGAACAGGTTTGACTCGTTTAATTAGTGGGCTGTATGCAGAAGTTAGCAAAACAGATAGGTGGTCAGAGCGTCTGAGATGGGGGTGGCAAGCAGTTTGGTATGCACCACGGATCTGAAACAACATCTAAAATAATCCAGGTCTAGTGCTGAAAGTTTGCTCTCGATTTGACCATTTATTTAGCTATGCTGTACTAGTGAATCTACAACTACACTGGGTAGCACAGCAGCGTAGtagttagtgtaatgctgttacagtgccagcaactggggttcaattctgccactgactgtaaggtgtttgtatgttctgtgtgtgtttcctcccacattccaaaggaatataggttaattggtcaggtgGATGTAACTGGGCAGTGTTGGCTCATTTGGCAGGAAgatcctgttgctgtgctgtatctctaaattacaTAATGGAAATTTAACCTTTTTGTAGAGAGTGGACAAATCCAATCTTGGAACCCTGCCAAGTTCTCCAGTCATCAGCAAACCGGTGGAAGTTGATTTATAGCCTCACTGGTTCCAGTTCAAtcctgcatagattttgcatttcTCCTTGTGACCCTGTAGGTTTCTGCCAGCTATTCTATTATCACCCACATTGCTAGGACAAGCAGATTGGAATAGACTGTCCCAGTTGGAATGATGTTGCACGCACAATGTAGCTGATACTAACGAGGTGAAGAGGTTAGTGGATTTGACAGAAACGTTAATGTTGGTTATCTTATCCTTCCAATGAATGAAAAGGATTTAGCACATTCAGCATGTACCATTAGAGAAATAGGCCAGATCTTTCTGAAATGAGAATGAaccattttaaaaattattttaatgcTTAATGAGATGCATGGAACCATTCTGAATCAGAGAGCTTGATTGGTATTCGCAGAGAAAGCCACACGCTGTCGAGTATCTGAACCTAACGTGGCAAGTTCAGCAGACAAATCTAGCTCATTTTAGAATGGCAGATCACTGAGAATTCATAACACACTCCCTATTCGCTCATTTACACACTTCTCCAGCAAGATCCAGTTATTATGTCAAGCTAACTATGATTCCCATGATTCTCTGTAAATAAGAAGT encodes the following:
- the LOC132378044 gene encoding uncharacterized protein C3orf84-like isoform X3, whose product is MFAERWCPEFPTGYHGHARSKSRNDIFQEYRLQAKPHPPEKLLKRLRESPLKHNFSKHDSQLVFYDGATYMENNKGKYRTKSALGGSSEFKKDLISWIPTHSEGQQEWPIISTYQADFWHQRNPQSTAVMIPQLLVPRVRQLITITHPGVETMQTTYRQFYSHCQPNPNIHTNIYTGKVQRMPMEKEATFVYVNPRPKLANGRSGPGSSLSECFTVADCLSWNVPQKRGASD
- the LOC132378044 gene encoding uncharacterized protein C3orf84-like isoform X1, coding for MAEAITGSWFPTGYHGHARSKSRNDIFQEYRLQAKPHPPEKLLKRLRESPLKHNFSKHDSQLVFYDGATYMENNKGKYRTKSALGGSSEFKKDLISWIPTHSEGQQEWPIISTYQADFWHQRNPQSTAVMIPQLLVPRVRQLITITHPGVETMQTTYRQFYSHCQPNPNIHTNIYTGKVQRMPMEKEATFVYVNPRPKLANGRSGPGSSLSECFTVADCLSWNVPQKRGASD
- the LOC132378044 gene encoding uncharacterized protein C3orf84-like isoform X2; amino-acid sequence: MAEAITGSWFPTGYHGHARSKSRNDIFQEYRLQAKPHPPEKLLKRLRNKGKYRTKSALGGSSEFKKDLISWIPTHSEGQQEWPIISTYQADFWHQRNPQSTAVMIPQLLVPRVRQLITITHPGVETMQTTYRQFYSHCQPNPNIHTNIYTGKVQRMPMEKEATFVYVNPRPKLANGRSGPGSSLSECFTVADCLSWNVPQKRGASD